ACGATCATTTCCTCTATATAATAAAGAAAATCCCCGAGATCCGGCGGAAAATATTTGGAGAAATAATCGAGGATATTGCCGAAGTTGAGAACAAGTTCCATGGGACGCATTTCGGCACCGGACCAAGCCCACCCCAATATCAGAACGAAACCCAGCCACCCCAGAAGTTTCATGGTAAGAAAAAGTTTTTCGTTTTTCGGAAACATGACCGCTTGTTTTATCGCGGCCGCATCGTCATCGTATGCCATAGTATCACCCTGTAAAACAACGCACCGCGATACCGTAAAAATATCGCGGCACGCCTTTTGTTTTTTACTTAATATTTTTCGATTAACTCATCGAGTTCGTCGACTTCAGCAAAGCGTTCCTTGTTGTCTTCGAGTACCGTAAACTTCAGTTTGAAAAAAGGATACAGCTGTTTATTCGAAGAAGTGAAGAACGGATCGAGTCCCCCGCCTATAACCTTCAGTATTTCTCTCTGCCGCGCGATCTCTGCATCCGTGCCGAGCCGCCCGTAACCGAGAAAGAAGCCTTGAATGGCGCTTTTAAGTTCCCGGGGAAGATCCTTTCTATAGACGATAGGATCCTTTGTGATAACCGGCGATTTCCAGAGAATCTTTATCTTTTTGTACCCTTCCGGATCTTCATTTTTCAAATCGCGCATCTGTTCCGTGTTGTTCGTTGAGAAATCCACCTGTTTATTGAGTACCGCCTGAATATTGGCTCCGTGACTCGCACGCCGCATTTCCTTGAAATATTTTTCAGGGTCGATCAAACGGGGCGCCCAGATTTGCGAAGTGGGAATCAGGTTCCCCGACGTGGAGTTGACATCGCCGTTTCCGAAGACGAGTTCCGGGCCTTTTTTAACGACATCTTCCACACTATTGAGCTGGCTGTCGACGTGTGTTATGAGCAGAGAATTGTAACCCGGATCCCGGCCCTCTCCGACCATTTGCGCAAACACCTCCACCATACCTTCCGACTGGAGAACCGCCTCGACCGCGGATTTATTACCGAACCACGCCACCTGGACTTTACTGTATTGAATAGCCTGGATAACACCGGCATATTCGGATGCAAAGAACGCCCTTACCGGCACTCGTAACGCGGCGGCCATATCTTCGAGAAACGGATCCCATTCCTTGCGCAAGCTGTCCTGGGATTCGGTCGATATAATGCCGAAATTCAGTTCGGTTACACCTTCGTAATCCGGAACGAATTTGACGGCGCCCGTTTCCTGTGAAGCGGTTTCCTCCTTTTTACCGCTATCCACACAGCCGACTCCGGCCAGCAACAGCATGACCGTCACAACCACACATGCTAAACGCAGCTGCATACTATGATTTGTCATGAAAAACCTCCTTACTTAATTTTGAAAGCGACGTGACATACTTCAACGTTAACGCTTACTCAGGCGATTACTTCTACTTTTTCCTTCGTCCCGTCGAACGACGGTTCGGTATCGAGTAGTTTCGTAATGTCTTTTAAATCCTCGAAAATGCCGGTTTCCGCAAATTTTGATCCGTATATTTCATGCAGCAACTCGGCTGTGACCTCCTCACACGGTCCGTCGAAAACGACCCTTCCCTTTTTCAGGGCGATTATCCGTTTGCAAAACTTCAACGCGTAATGCACCTGATGAAGGGAGACGACGACAGTCGCTTCGTCTTCGTCATTGATACGCGCCAGAAGCGACATGACATTACGGGCTGATTCGGGATCCAGGGAAGCAATCGGTTCGTCCGCAAGAACAATATCTGCGTTCTGTACGATTGCACGGGCAATCGCGGCGCGCTGCTGCTGCCCCCCCGACAACGTGGATGAACGCTGAAAGGCTTTTTCCTCCATATCTACGCGTTTGAGGGCGTCCCGGGCATATTCTTTTTCTTTCCCGGTAAACAGCCGTAAAACACTCCGCCAGACGGGTATCTTGTGTAGCATGCCGACAAGGACATTGACCAGGACAGAAAGGCGGCCGACCAGATTGAATTGCTGAAAGATAAAACCTATTCCGGAACGTATTTTTCTTATGTCATATGCTATTTTCCCGTTTTCCTGAACGGTCTTTCCATGAACCTTTATATACGAATCGTCCGTATTCGACCGTTCGAGTCCGGAAATATGTCTCAGCAGCGTCGATTTCCCGGAACCGGACGCGCCTATAAGGGAGACCATCTCGCCGACGTTAATGGTGAGACTCACCCCATTGAGCGCTTTCGTCTCTTTGTAATTCTTACTGATATTTTTCAATTCAACCGCAGCCTGCATACATATCTCCTTTCATATGGTTCAACGGATACATTGACATTATTTATTTTATATTAGAGGCCCGATAAATAACCATTAATCTTTACCCCACCCGATTTTATTCCAGATGCGTTCATGGACAAAATAAAGAATGGTCTGTACGATATTGAACAGCAATGTTATATTCAGGCTTTCTTTAATATTACCTGTTAAAAAATAGCTTGCCGTCCCGAGTATTATAACGGCACATAATCTCTAAGTTATTGCTTTTACCAATGACCGTCTTGTTGTCGCCATGCCGTATCGTCAATATATGCTTTTTCCCCAGCAGGCATGGGCCGGGGTACATAGTTCCCCCGCAATACCACGGTTGCATGCGATAATATCCCAGCAGCCGGCTGTTTCAGATGGGGTCGAGACAACCTCCCCACCAGCCAGTTCGATAATCAATCGCGCCGCCGCGAAATCCCAGATATGAATTCCTTTCTGAATGAACGCCCCCAGTCTGCCTGAAGCGACACGGGCACAATCAAGGGCCGCGGCACCGAAGCTTCGCACTTTTTGTGCGCGCCTGATAATATTATCCAACAGGGGCAGCATCCCCGTCATATTTTTTCCCCGGACACTCAGATTGCAGGCAACAACCGTCTCATCCAATGCCTTGATATTCACATGATTAAGCTGCGATCCGTTGCAGGTGACACCTTCATCTTTTATACCGATATATAATTCATTTAAAGCGGGCGCCAAAACAACACCGACAAGCGGAAGTCCATACTGCCGCACCAGATCCTTGTTATGGAATTGCTGCAGAACGGCATCTCCCTTTTTATAACAGGAAATGCTGGTACAAAAATAATCGAGTGAATGGAAATAATTCACCGAGCCGTCCAGGGGATCGACGATCCATGTATACTCACTCCCTTCTTTAAAAAATCCGCTTTCTTCCGACAATATCGAATGTGATTGAAAGCGGCGTGTTATGGTTTCGATAATTGCCTTTTCCGATAATAGATCGACATCGAGTTTGAGATCATGTTTATTTTTATCTGTATACATAACCGCCGCACTCCCCCAATGCAATGATAAAATATCCGCCGCGCGTTTACTCGCTTCGAGTGCGGTCGCCCCTATATGATTTATAAGCGCGTCATTTGCAGAGTGTTCTGATTTTTCTTGAATATAGTTTTTCATATTCTTCATCCGTTATCCCCATTTCCCCGGGAAGGCAGGGGTACGTTCCATAAAAACCATGAAAATCCGTTCCCCCGGTGACCGCGCATTTGTAATGCCTGGCGTACATGAATGCGAGTTTTGTCTGCTCCGGTGTGTTGCCGGGATGAATGCATTCGATACCATCCAGCCCTTTTTTTACAAGCCGGGAAATAATCGCGTAATTATCATAAAGCCCCGGATGGGCGAGAACGGCGAGTCCGCCGCTTTGCTTGACCGCCATAACCGCGTCTTCTGCTGTCGGATATTCGATCGGGACGAACGCGTAACCCGGCCATTTGCCGTTATAACTTTCATTGAACAATGACTTGCACACCTCGTCATGTATATAATGGCAATAGCCTTTATCGAGAAGTGCATGCATGATATGCTGTTTATAGACATTCGTACTGCGGTATGCGATACGGCAAACGTCCTCCCATGTAATGGCGAAACCATACTCACGAACTTTTTCCACCATTTCCATGGCGGCCTCCTGCCGTTGCCTGATAACCGGCATGCAAAAATCCATGAGTGTCTTGTCGTTCTCATCAATCCAGAGACCGAGAATATGTACTTTCCTGTGCCTTTCATAATCGAATGCCGAAATTTCAATACCGGGAATAATCGTGACATCATATTGTTCCCCAAGACGCACCGCTTCTTCGAGACCACATGTCGTATCGTGATCGGTAATCGCGATGCGTGTGATACAGTTGAGTGAGGCTAATTCTAGAATTTGAGTCACCGTCAGTGAATTATCGGAAACAGCGGTATGGCAATGAAGATCAATCATGTGCAGCTCCATGTTTCACCCGCAGCCTCTCCCGGTTGCAATACTTATCCAGAAAAATATCGGGTGAAAGAAAATCGGCGAACCGTTCTTCAAGCATGCGGCGTTCCCATTCCCACCACTCCGAAGACAACAGCCGCTTTATAATCTGCCCGTCGAATCGTTTTTTGATGACCCTCGCAGGAACGCCGACCGCTATC
This is a stretch of genomic DNA from Spirochaetales bacterium. It encodes these proteins:
- a CDS encoding PHP domain-containing protein; translated protein: MIDLHCHTAVSDNSLTVTQILELASLNCITRIAITDHDTTCGLEEAVRLGEQYDVTIIPGIEISAFDYERHRKVHILGLWIDENDKTLMDFCMPVIRQRQEAAMEMVEKVREYGFAITWEDVCRIAYRSTNVYKQHIMHALLDKGYCHYIHDEVCKSLFNESYNGKWPGYAFVPIEYPTAEDAVMAVKQSGGLAVLAHPGLYDNYAIISRLVKKGLDGIECIHPGNTPEQTKLAFMYARHYKCAVTGGTDFHGFYGTYPCLPGEMGITDEEYEKLYSRKIRTLCK
- a CDS encoding DUF2061 domain-containing protein, with the protein product MILGTASYFLTGNIKESLNITLLFNIVQTILYFVHERIWNKIGWGKD
- the phnC gene encoding phosphonate ABC transporter ATP-binding protein, with amino-acid sequence MQAAVELKNISKNYKETKALNGVSLTINVGEMVSLIGASGSGKSTLLRHISGLERSNTDDSYIKVHGKTVQENGKIAYDIRKIRSGIGFIFQQFNLVGRLSVLVNVLVGMLHKIPVWRSVLRLFTGKEKEYARDALKRVDMEEKAFQRSSTLSGGQQQRAAIARAIVQNADIVLADEPIASLDPESARNVMSLLARINDEDEATVVVSLHQVHYALKFCKRIIALKKGRVVFDGPCEEVTAELLHEIYGSKFAETGIFEDLKDITKLLDTEPSFDGTKEKVEVIA
- the phnD gene encoding phosphate/phosphite/phosphonate ABC transporter substrate-binding protein produces the protein MTNHSMQLRLACVVVTVMLLLAGVGCVDSGKKEETASQETGAVKFVPDYEGVTELNFGIISTESQDSLRKEWDPFLEDMAAALRVPVRAFFASEYAGVIQAIQYSKVQVAWFGNKSAVEAVLQSEGMVEVFAQMVGEGRDPGYNSLLITHVDSQLNSVEDVVKKGPELVFGNGDVNSTSGNLIPTSQIWAPRLIDPEKYFKEMRRASHGANIQAVLNKQVDFSTNNTEQMRDLKNEDPEGYKKIKILWKSPVITKDPIVYRKDLPRELKSAIQGFFLGYGRLGTDAEIARQREILKVIGGGLDPFFTSSNKQLYPFFKLKFTVLEDNKERFAEVDELDELIEKY